The Streptomyces uncialis genomic interval ATGTGTCCTTTCGTACGGTGGGACGGGGAGGAAAGAGGTCTGTGGGCGGGTGGGGCGGACGCGGGGGCCGGGACTCAGTGGCCGACGCCCAGGCCACCGGTGACGGGGATGACCCCGGCGGTGACGTAGGAGGCGTCGTCGCTCGCGAGGAACCGGATGACACCCGCGACCTCCTCGGGCTGGCCGGCCCGGAACAGCGAGGTCTGGCTGAGCAGATGGTCCCGGCGCGGGCCGGTGACCTCCTTGACCATGTCGGTCTCGATCAGCCCGGGGGTGACGATGTTGACGGTGACGTTGCGCCGTCCGACCTCCAGGGCCAGGGACCGGCCGAAGCCGATGAGTCCGGCCTTGGACGCGGCGTAGTTGGTCTGGCCCGGGGCGCCGGCCAGCGAGCTGACCGAGGAGACGAGGACGATCCGGCCCCAGCGGGCCTTGATCATGTCCGGGACGACCTCCTTGACCACCCCGACGGCCGCCAGCAGGTTCGTCTCGACGACGGCGCGGAAGTCGGACTCGTCCATGGCGACCAGCAGCTCGTCACGGGTGATCCCGGCGTTGGAGACCAGCACCTGGAGGGGGCCGTGCT includes:
- the fabG gene encoding 3-oxoacyl-ACP reductase FabG produces the protein MSRSVLVTGGNRGIGLATARALAAQGDKVAVTYRTGEPPEGLFGVRCDITDAESVRRAVEEARIQHGPLQVLVSNAGITRDELLVAMDESDFRAVVETNLLAAVGVVKEVVPDMIKARWGRIVLVSSVSSLAGAPGQTNYAASKAGLIGFGRSLALEVGRRNVTVNIVTPGLIETDMVKEVTGPRRDHLLSQTSLFRAGQPEEVAGVIRFLASDDASYVTAGVIPVTGGLGVGH